A window of Symphalangus syndactylus isolate Jambi chromosome X, NHGRI_mSymSyn1-v2.1_pri, whole genome shotgun sequence genomic DNA:
tttgtgtgtgtgtctctgccagatgtTGGTATCACTTAGTGATTTTATAGTGTtaatatatgtctatatttattttactgaagGGAATGATACTTTTATTCTGCAATAAGAAACAAAAGGTCCCTAGCGAATGGTATGTTCAGTAATGGTTACTTTTCTAAGAAAGTGGATGACAAACATTTAACTTAAAACATGTTTAATCAACATATATGATACATGAAGAGAATTGTCATTATATCTTCTTCCAAAGGTAGTAATTACTTGAGGAACAATGTGTCAATTTATTACATGCAAATACAAAAGTTGTGTTGACTTCTCATTTTGTGAACAGATCTTTTAATTTAGATAAAATGACGTTTCTTCAAATTTAATGATACCAATTTtgaatttcacatttttgtgtaCATGTTTTAAAAGAGGAGAAATAGTTGTTAATACTTTGGCTCCATTAGCAAAATAACTTAGCAAATAGTTACTGAAGACAGCTTAAAATCACTATAATTAGAtgattaaaacagaaaatcagtTCTTTTCAACTGATTTgatattattttcatcaaattcttgaataattataattttatgaaaGTTTATACTGATGAAATTGAAACACCTAGCCTCgataattcaggaaaaaaattcaacattgaGGGCAGAATTATTGGTGATGTGGTGATAATGACGAATACACATATGATAGAGCAAAATATTGTAGGAAGATCAAGGTTTTACTAAATGAAGAAAGATGTGTAGCAGAAATATAACCAGAATTGTTTGTGTAACACACATAATTCATAATCGTGTAATCATGATAAGGTATTttgcaaatcaaaataaaaatagttgttGCCCAGATATACACAcgacatacacatacatatgtacacacatatacatctatacatatatgtgtgtacaaataaacatatgtgtatatatacatatacatgtcaCTACACTGTAGAAGCTAAAATATTggtgatttttagtttttgtgggtgGTGGCTTCACGAatgtgaaagaaaaggaaagaaaaaagacaaagaatgggaAGGGGAGGAAATAATAGGAccggaaagaaaagggaaggaagagggacaAGCAGGGATCGATGGTAAGGGTGTGTTGTAAACCAAGGACTATGATGAATTTGTGCATCtgaaattaatgtttaaaatgttttaatgctTTCTTTTCTACCTGTCTGACATTCTCTCTCTATAAAAACTGATCAAATGTTGGAAGATAAGTTTCAAGTGTGGAGAGAGGCCAAGGGAGATGGCAAGAAGGAAGTTGGTGAAATCAATTTGGGGTACACGGGCTTTGGGGTCCCTCAGGGACACTCAGACGGTGATGTCCAATACACAATTGGCAAAGCTGATATGAGACACGGAGAAGGGAATAGCCTGGAGATGTAGATCTGGGAGTCATCGGTGTTTACTGGAAATGAATGAGATCACACAGGGAGAGACAACTTGAGGACTGAGGAGAGAGGAGGCCCAGGACAGAACCCCAGGAACACCGCCACTCAAGGTGGCAGCTCAGCTTCCTGGCAGGCACCACTACCCCcagggctctggagtcaggcagAGCCAGTATTGAAAGTGGGCTGTGGAGTTCTGGGGCTGAGCGCTCTTGGCAAAGTCGGGTACCCTCTCTGATCAGCTGTCACACCTGGCGATAATGGGCATCAGAGAGAGATGCCTTGCGAGGATGCTGTGAACTGCGTCAGGTAAAGCACCTGGAGTCAGAAAGccacttctcctcctcttctccgtGACCCCACTTTGCTACACAAACGCACCGAGACTCCGACCGTCCCCAGCCTCCGGTCCCTCAGGGATGGAAGGTGAGGTATGTCAGGCAAGAAGGGGGGCCGAGCTCCAAGGTGAGGTGTATCAGGCAAGAGCGGGGGCCGAGCTCCGGTGACGCGGTGCTGACGTGACCTGCCGGGCGCCTACGTGGGCACCAGCCCCCGCGCCCGCCCGCCAGCCCGCCCAGAGGTCTGGTCCAGGCGCCCGCGCAGAATCAGCTGTCTGAGCTGCCCAGGCGGCAGGGGAGCAGCGAGCGGGCTTCCGCGAGCCGGAGGAAGCACAGGCCTGTCCTGGGTCCTCGCAGGTCAGTGTGAAGGCGGGCGCTGCCGGCGGACCCTGGGACAGAGGTGGAGGGGGCTGGCAGTAGAATTGGGGAGGGGGCGGAGAAGGGATCCGGTAGATTGGTGAGGAGGGGGATGCGGAGTCGGCGGGGGCCGGGGCAGTGGAGGGAGAACCCCCGAAGCGAGCCTGGCTCGCCTTCTCGATGCCCTCTTGCACTGAGTCCTCCATCCATTTTAGTGCTGGTAATGGGGAGTGGGGGTAGCGACCCCGCAGTGCGACAGTGAAACGTAGACTTATTCTGGAAATAACCCCTTCTCACAATCTATGCCCATGGAAACACTTGATCTCCGCAAAAATGGGGTGGCGCTGGGGCAGGTTGCCTCCGGGGGACCGGGACACAGATACAAACGCAGTTTGGAAAGCATCCTGGTTCGGTGCCCGCCTTGAGAGAAATGGCGGCTGGGGTGCGGGGGAGGTAGGGGAGGAAAACGGTGGGTGAACACGGCCTGGACTCAGGAAAGGCAACCGAGTCCCTGTGAGCCCGCTAAGCGCGCAGCCCCTACCCCTGTCTCCTGTCTGTCCGCAGGTCTGCGCGTCTGTTGTTCTCAGCGCTCTGAGAGGCCTGAAAAGGAGGAGCAACCTGTCCAGAATCCCCGCAGGTCCGTGAAAGTACGGGGCTGCATGGACAGGGGCCCACAAGGGTTGAGAGTGTGGAGGGCCCAGTCAGGGCGGAATTGGGGTCCCTGCCCATCCCCTTACCGCATGAACACACACCTTACCAGGCTGAACCAGTGCAGAGAAGGTGGCAGGGCCTGCCAGGGAATAGCTGGCTCACGTGTGTGGGAGGAGTGGCGGGCTATGTGGTGGGCAGAAGGCCCTCTTGGAGGCCCAGTCAGCTTAGGGGAACCCTCACCGGGGGTGAGATGCAAGTACTATCCAGACCTGCATTCCACCCCATGCCCTCAGTCTCCCATGTCTCCTTTTTGtctcctcttccctccacccGCATCAcccaggaaaggaaaaggaggggaAATCTCGACATGGAAAAACTCTTCAATGAAAATGAAGGAATGCCTTCAAACCAAGGAAAGATAGACAATGAAGAACAGCCACCGGACGAGGGAAAGCCAGAAGTAGCTTGTACTCTGGAAGACAAGAAGTTAGAAAACGagggaaagacagaaaacaaggGCAAGACAGATAAGGAACCgttaaaggataaagaaaagcCAGAGAGTGCGGGAAAggcaaaaggagaaggaaagtcagagaggaagggaaagtcagagatggagggaggatcagagagagagggaaagccaGAGAGAGGGGGAAGGGCAGAGGGTGAAGGACAGCCAGACAGTGAAAGAGAGCCAGAGAGTGAGGGAGAGCCAGAAAGTGAAACAAGGGCTGCAGGAAAGCGCCCAGCTGAGGATGATGtacccaggaaagccaaaagaaaaaccaacaagGGGCTGGCTCAGTACCTCAAGCAATATAAGGAAGCCATACATGACATGAATTTCAGCAATGAGGACATGATAAGAGAATTTGACAACATGGCTAGGGTGGaggataaaaggagaaaaagcaaacagaaattgGGGGCGTTTTTGTGGATGCAAAGAAATTTACAGGACCCCTTCTATCCTAGGGGTCCACGGGAATTCAGGGGTGGCTGCAGGGCCCCACGAAGGGAcactgaagatattccttatgtGTAGTTTCCCTGGCAGGCATTTGTCAGGCCATATGTTTTAACCTTATGGTAATACTTTGCTTTAGTCGTTCCTCCTGCTGCCAGTAGCCTTTTGACCCACCTGCCAGTGTTTGCTTGCTCTATGTTTCAGTAGCAGATTTTCACACATGTGCATTGCAGAGACGTCATGATTCGTGGAAAAATAAAGCAGCTTATAATATCATCTACAGAATCTGTCTGTTTTTGTTAAATACATGACAGGTTAACAGTGGTTTTCTGAGTTGTGAGCTAGCAggtgatttcatttctttgttttctttcgtTCTACTAATCTTTCTTTTCCCAGAGAACACAAATTACTTttctcacaaaaataataaaatattttaaaaaatcagaacacaGTATgtaaaaagcaaagagaataaCTGTCCAGTGAACTTATGAAGTTCAATAGAGACACTTAAAGTTCTTGTTGTCAGAACTTAAAATGATAGGCAAAATTCACATTACCTACCTGTGGGACTCATCTGGAGAAGTCAATCTGGAGTTATTACAGATCCATTGCTCTAATGGACAGTCTTGTCATTTGTCAAATGGAGATAATAGCTTGcttttcaaaactgctgagtGGGTTGGATGAGGTAGAGAATATATTTGTTGGGTTGGCATCTACCTTCTCCCCTGCTCTTGCAGAAGAAAATACCCCCTCAGGCACTTGGAAGAGGACTAGGGTAAATCTTACCTGTATCCAGAAATAAGTCTAGGAAACTGAAAGGTGGGTGCCATCGTCTCTTAGACAATGTCATGTCCACTGGGCACTGTGCTCCTTCTCATAAATCTTGCACCCTTCTAAAGCTCCCATTGATGCCGATGGGCTGAAGTTCTCAAGGTAACAAGGTCCAGTTGACTTCCTTGGAGTCCCCCGTGAGCCAAGCCTACTGACCCCATTCCACAACAACTATGAAAATGTGGATAAAGTCCCTTTCGTCAGTATAGAGTTATACTTGCCCAATAGGGTAACACCTCAGTGATGCTTCAGCCCCCGggggatttcagatttttagtaAAACAATTATTGCTGTGCTTGTTGGTTTGTAAGTGTTTGCATACAGCCATCTCTCCACCAAATTCAGAGATAGAGGCTGGGGTAAAATTTGAGTGGCACACACTCATCTGTTCTCATCTGTCAGTGACTTGTATGCTTGACTCATCTTTCCTTAGAGTAAATTCTCTTCTAGGAAAGTCCTTCCAGGTCCCACCTTGCCAGTTTAACACCCCTACCCACATTTGTAATTTTTAGAGCAATGCTACTCAAATAGTGGTTCATGGACTAGCTGCATCAGCATCAACTGAAAGATAGTTAGAAATGTAGAATCTCACATCCTCACCCCAGCCCTACTAAGTAAGAATCTTTTCTAGTTTTAACAAGATCTGCAGGTGATTCCTGTACaccttaaagtttgagaagcaaggTTAATGAGGAAACTCTTAGCCTCCCCAATTCCACCTTCTCATGATATATGTGCCTAGAAGGATAAATACATGTGCTTCATAGGATGCACATCACAGATTTTTAAATAGACCTGTGTTTGTCAAACTGAAGTTTCACCTTCCTATATTTGCAGAGTTTAAAACAAATTCAGCAGGTCAAGACctgcaatattttttaatgaaataggaTATAGTAGATTCAACCAGAATCAGATAGTAAACATCAGATTATATGGCAGGTAGGTAggattaatattattttctgaaatttgtATTTCAGTTATGTATATTTGAACAATATGTTTCTGACTGTGGGGTgaggttttttaaaattgaggaaCATTGGACTTTGCTCGTCAAAGCACAACCTGTTGTTTATCCTGGTACCCCTaatacctagcacagtgcctgataagTAATAGTTTCTTGATGaatttgtaaataataatacCTGAGTCAAGAATTCTTGTCCAAGATCATTCCCTGTCTACATAAATAACTGTGGACTCTATATCTCTAGCAGCATTTACTTGCAATTCCAAAAGAAACACCATGGAGAAGGGTTTGTACCATGAATTTAACCTTATCTCATttattaatgcatttttaaagtgtCCCAGTTTGTCACATGTCAGAATCACCATAAGTCTTCATCAATAATGTGAATTTATAATCCCCATGTCAGATCCACTAGGTGGAGCTCTATAATTTCCATCTTAAACAGGCTGCCTGGGTGATTCTGATTCATAATAAAGGTTAATCACCACtgatttatatattcattatgaTCTCCATCGTATTAACTGTAAGCCATAAggtaagcagaaaaaaagaattacagtgTCTCTTTTTTGGTGGGGAAGGTGAAGTCTTTTCTAAGTTCTAAAACaaaggttaaaagtaaaaatccATAAAGTCaagatttcatatatttattgcataGAACCCGAAAGTATCTTTAGAGCACACCACACTTATAAACAAAGGCAAAGTCAAAGCATATCATAGTATAGTTTATTTCCTCCTCCAGATGCCATGATAACTGTGGCAGCTGAACAGTTCCACTGCTAAAGAAAACTCTTGGGACACCAAATGGTCATGATTGCAAATCTGCAGTTTGttggagaaaaaaatggatgcAACATAGCAACAGCATTAAGGAGAAACATCATAGTCAAAAGCTGTCTAATAGTAAGGGATTTGGAGTGGCCAGGTATGAGCTTTGATTATCTTCCCTCTTTATAATAGCCCTGGCAGGATGCCCTTCTCTTTTCAGATAAGGAACCATTAATGTATGCATAGAATACCTTGAAACCAGAGAACACAAAATAGAGTCTCAGTCAAGGTTTCTGGTACATTGCTGGTTATGTAAGCATATTCTTGCTATGTAACAGTCTCAATGGCAGAGCCCTTGGCAATGAGGTTCACTGAGACTAGGTTTAAATGATCAATCTCACTGTTTTCGGTAAAGCTAACAGGCTGGTAAAAATCATCCCAAATTCCTCAGACCCATGATTGTCAAACAGCACTCTTAATCAATATGTTTTGTGCTTTTACCATGGGTCAATGCCATGCAGGCACATTTCTTATTTTGATAAAAAGCTCAGGCAAATCTCAGCCCTGCTGGAGTTCACTTTCACAAAATAATATGCTTTTTATCCTCCTCCTTACGATATGCATAAAGCTGCAGGCACAATTCCTAATGAGTACTATTAACATGGCCCTCACTCATTTGTGGATATCTCCCCATCTTCCCATCCCAATTCACTCGACATTCTTCTTTACCCTGCTCTGTCTCCCGAAGGACTCTGACCTATATGGACCACATCAAAGGGCTCCCTCGTCCTCTGGGAGCCAGCAGTAGTGAGTGCAGTCAGGAAATTTGTTTCTCAACTTGTTCCCTGCAGTGTTGTCAGATGCTGGTGAAGTCCCTTCTCCCAAGGTTCCTAGAAGGTGGCCCTCTCCACATAGGCTCTGCAACTCCAGCTTTTAGTTACCCCTCTTTGCCTCTGTCCCTCAGGCCTACCTCTGGTTATCTCACCTTTAGTAGCCATGGTGTATTGCACTACTCATTTTGGTTCTCTAATACCCTTCCCATACCTTTGTCTATTCTCCTTTATTAAGAACTGCCCTCAAATTTTCCACTGCAAATGTACCCCCTATTTCCTGCAACGCACTTTTCAGGTACAGTAACAGATACAGGAAGTCACTCCAGGAATTGGGTTCCTTGTAAATTTGAGGGAAAAATATAACCTACTGACAATAGGGTTGAGAACAGTAGGGGGAAGGTGTTAGGAGAGGTTCACAGGTACATGGTATGTAGTAGTATGATGATAACTCATACACCACTGGTGGCATGGAATGAAGTGCGAGTGGAATCCAAAGCTTTGAGAAATCAAGTGGTTATGTTACTTaagtactaaaacaaaaataattaccaAGAACTTTCTGGAGTCATCTGTATACATCTGACAACCCTAGAGAGTATGCATAGAAAAAACAGGACATTGGAAGCTACAAAAATACAGCAGAGAACATACGTACAGCACCAGAAAGCCTCTAAGGCAGGGTTGAAGGAGTCCCTCATCTTAGGGTAGATATAGCTGTGAACCGAGGCTAGGTCCTCATGGTGTTGCAGTTCCGCTGCCAATTAAATGCTCCAAATGCAGTCGCTTTTACAATAAAGTAAGGACACTAGTAGAGAAGGAATAGAACTGTGATATATGGAATAGGGACATTTGTGCAGACGTACTCTGAGGCATTAAGAAATGCATTTGTGAGAGGGTCAAGAGCATCTTTGAAGATTTCTGTGGGCCTGTGCTTTGTAGGCTGGAGATGATGGTGGAGAATGCTGCAGTAGAATTGTCCTACCTCATCTTAATGTGAATTATGGAATCCCAGAGTGGTGGAAGTCAGGTGACAGGGCTTAATTATCTGAGACAAGGTGAGTGGAACTACCACAATAAGCCACAGGAATTGAATGGTAATTAGTGAGTTTTTGGCCCACAGGGATTTGTGGTGATAGCTAATCAGAgcattctttaaaatgaaataattgggCAGCCTATTGGATGCTGCTTGACATATTCAGGCAGAAAAAAATTTCTAGATCTGCAAGAAAGTCTAACTCAAGATGCTGTGGCATGTTTTCTAAACTTCTTACCCAACTGAGGGGAAGGAAGGGTACCTCCAAGGTATGATCTTGCAGCCACTGGTATATACTGTGACTCTTACATCAAACCTTTCCCAGTGGGACCTACAGACACTTTTCAGAGTGACTGTGcactaaggaaaataaaataccaaaatctTCTGGGAGTTATTAGCTAAAGGCTCAGGATAGAGGCTAATTTCTGGAGACCTCAAACCGTATCGTAACAAATAATCAGATTGGGGAGCTTGTGAGATGCTGTGTAGAGGAAATAAGCCAATAACTGCTCTATATTTGGAAAGTAACTCCTGGGTGCTGGCTGGTACCCAACATCTGACTATGTTATTCCAAGAAACTATGCACCTAGAAACGTTATCATGAACTAGCCACTGTTTAATTCATCAAACCACATAACTAGAAATGCACAGCAGAATTCTATTTTAAGATGAGAATTATACATAACTGACTGAATTTAAACATAACTAGAAGGCATAAGAAAACTACATAAGCAAGAAGTTCAGACTCTCAAGGTACTTTCTCCTACTGCTTGGCCACCTCCCTATCAACCCACATTTGTGGCCTAATGGAACATTCCCTGTAACTAGAGAATAGAAAAGTATAGATCTGTTTTATAGATCAATGTGCATGGCATGCTGGAACCCACTGGAAGAGAAAGGCTGCTGTACTAAAATCTCATTCAGGAAAGACAGCAGCAGAGGGAAATCTTACTAATGGGCAGAAATTTCAATGATATTACTTGTTGTTCACTTGGCATGGAAAGAGAGACAGCCTGATTCATGAGCAATAGCACGTGATTTGGCTGGCTTTTCAGGGACTTAGAAAGAACAAA
This region includes:
- the TCEAL2 gene encoding transcription elongation factor A protein-like 2 — its product is MEKLFNENEGMPSNQGKIDNEEQPPDEGKPEVACTLEDKKLENEGKTENKGKTDKEPLKDKEKPESAGKAKGEGKSERKGKSEMEGGSEREGKPERGGRAEGEGQPDSEREPESEGEPESETRAAGKRPAEDDVPRKAKRKTNKGLAQYLKQYKEAIHDMNFSNEDMIREFDNMARVEDKRRKSKQKLGAFLWMQRNLQDPFYPRGPREFRGGCRAPRRDTEDIPYV